CCCAAGCAGCTtcctccacccctctccccaaaCAGGAAGTgactgagccaaaagggaaatgGGCTGCTTCCGGCAATAGGGCTGGGGCCCCTTCCCCCCCAGGACCCACAGCCCCTCAGGCAGCTCAGCCTGAGGGactccacccaccccaccccaccccacacaggggcctgctgggctgcctgCCCTGTTCCTGGGGACGAGGGGTGTGAACAGTCCTACGGGCCCAGCTACCTTCAGTGCCTCTCGACAGACATAGGCAATCTGCCGCTCCTCCAGGGGCCCGGTGGCTGCAATGGAAGGGGTAAGGGCTGGCTTGGGGGTCTAGCGGGGATATGCTGACCCACCCCGCTCCACCCTGTGTAGGGGAAGCAGCAGGCACTGCTGGCGAAAGGAGAGTTGGCCACATCCCCTCCCGACATAGGGTAGGATATACAGCCCAGAGAAGGACAGCatttttctcaaggtcacacagccagtgaagAAGTGGAGAGGGGCCCAAGTGCAGGGCCTCAGcgctctcctcctgccctatgTTGGGGTAGGGGGATGGGAAGAAGGCTGTGGCCCTCTGGGGCCTGGAGTCCTAGCCCTCACCGTGGTAAATCTCCTGCAGGGACCCCCCTCCGCAGAACTCCATGCAGATCCACAAGCGGTCATTCCTGGGGTGACACAGAGCTGGGGTGGGCACATGGCAGGGCCACATGGGGGCTGCCTGGGGGCGGGCAAGGGGATACAGCAGCCTCACCTGAGGTAGCTGCCAATGTAGGCCACCACATTGGGGTGGCGGCACTCACGCAGGATGGTGATTTCCTGCTGAAGGGAGCTGATGTCGTCCCCTGGGAAACACAGGGCATCATGAAGGGCGCCGCCTTAACTCAGtgccccatctgcaaaatgggcacagAGTGCCTCCTCTCTTCAGGCCAGATAGGTGCCAGCCGACAGTACCTCCTGGGGCCTGCCTCTCAGCGGGGGCCTCGGAAACGGCAACTCTCCGCTCCTTACACCGCGCCCGCCCGCGCCGCGCTCTGCCCTCCCTCCAGCGCTGAGGCCCTGGCTCCCGGCCCTCACCTGGGTCTAGCTTGACTATTTTGACCGCGGCCAGTTCGGACGTGACCGTATCGCGGGCCTGCAGGGGCGGAGGGGTTGAGAGGGATGAGGAGGGGGTGAGGAGGGATGAGGAGGAGGCGGGGCCGGGGGCCAGCTCCCGCAGCAAGACGCAGAGCGCGTATCCAGCTCTCAGCTCTCCCGCCCGGCCCGCCGCCCGGCGCACCTTGTAGACGTCGCCATAGGTCCCGGCCCCCACGCGCTGCAGCAGCTCGAAGCGGTCCCGTGGATCCTGCAGCGACACGTTCTGCAGCAGCGCCATGGCCCGGCGCCGGGCAGGCGCGAGCTGCGGAGCCGgcgcggggcggcgcggggcggggcggggcgggacgGGCGGGGCGGGGTAGTACCGCCGGGGCGGGCGCCGGTGGCTCCGAGGCCGCGGGGGCGGGACCGGGCCCCAGGGCGGGGCCAGGCCGGGGATGCCCCGCCGCCCGGCCGGGAGGAGGCGCCCGCGGGACCGACCCTTGGCGGCAAGGGGAAGCCCCAATCCCGGGCGGAGCGGGCAGCGCCGAGGCTCTTCCTTCAGCCACTGGTTCCTCGAGCTCTACAAGTGGGGAGACTGAAGCCCGCAGGGCcagaaagcagaagaaagaggGGACGCTCCACCCCAAAATTCCCAGATGAAACACcgacaagtatttttttttttttttttacaaaatgtatTCATCTTCCttggaactgaaaaataaatctatGTACAAAACAGGAAGAGATCAGGCTCCCCTCACCCACACGCAAACAAACCCCTGTAGATTTCCTCTAGGGTCCCCCGAGACAGGCTGGACCTCGGGGAGGTTCCCAGAGGGTGGGAAGAAAGGTCTGCTCTGATCTAGGGCCAGTttgggcagggagggggcagggctcaGGATTCACACAGGCCGGGGGCAGAGTTTTGCGTCCCCGACCCatgagacagagaaaggaagCTAGCATTTCCAAATTCTGGAAGCGTTTCTTAGGTTCTTTGTGGTAGGGGGCTTGCAAGGAATGGACTTCTGAAGTGTGGAAACGTTCTCCTAGGAGCTGGGCGGGGTCCTTGGTTCCCGGGCTGTAGGTGGGACCTCTGCTTCTAGGGTTTAGAGCGAAAGAGCCCCATGGGCTGGAAGCAACCCTGAGCCAACACCGCTCAGGACGAAGGTTAGAGCCTGGGTTCTGAGGTGAAGGCTGTTTCCCGTGGTTGGACCTTTAAAGACTGGTGATGGGGTCAGAGGGAAGGTTTCAGATGGCCGGCTGGGACCCTTGGGGATGGGCTCTATATTCCAATGACTGGGCAGAGCCCTCGATTCGGGGCGCTGGGCAGAGTTTGTACTCTGGGAACCTGCAGCCTGGGTTCCAGGTAGGGATGGGGCCTGCGGGTGGAGCCTGGGCTCAAGAGGCTGGGGTGGAGCCTCGAGGGGTTGAGGGCGGGCTCTTGGTAGGCGGATATGGAGTCCCGGTACTTCAGAGACCCTTGCGCTGCCGCTTGAGGAAGGAAAGCGTGTAGTCACTCGGTGTAGACACCTTCTGCTTCTTCATCTGCACTTGTGACTGCGCCGTGAGCTGCAGCTTGATGGCGCTCGAATTGATCTTGGTGGCCACAAGCAGCTCCTTCATGCCTTTCATCTTCTCGCTCTGGAATGTCAGCACGGGACCCTCGGGTGGCGGTGATGCAGCGGGTGCCGGCACTGGAGCGGCGCTGCCACCTTCAGCGCCGCGGGCAGTCCCGGGGACTGTGCCTGGGGGCTTCCGAGGGGGTCCTGGCACCGCACCCTGGCCCGCGCCTGGGCCCTTGTCCAGCGCCGGCTTCTTAGGCGGCGGCGGCTCCTCGGGCTTGGATTCCCGCCGTGGGCCCCGCCGCCGGCCTTCTCGGGCTTCCTCGCCCCACGGCTCTTCAGCCTCGGCCGCCTCCGCCTCTCGGCTCACTATGCGTACTTTCTGCCGTACCTGGGCCGGATGGGGAGGACAAGCGAAGGCCAAGGTTGCAGGCCAGTGGCTGGCACCCCGCACCCCAGCCATCTTGGGGCCTTGGTCTCACTCGCACCCAAAGGGTATAGGCAGATCCCCTGCAGTGCTACAAAGGTCTGACTCCTCCTGGCTGCTGTCACCACCCGCCCTCCCAGCCACCCTGCACAGCTGCCTCACCTGTCCCTCAAAACGGCCTAGGGACTGCACAAGGAAGGTGGCCCAGCCCACATGCAGCACGGGGGTGGGGCTGCCCTCTTCCCATTTGCAGATGCCATCATAGAATCGCAGCAGATGGGCGAAGCACTCTGGGTCCTGGAGGGCAGAACCCTGACTCTGCGTGCCCTGAGAAAGGGGGGAAAGGGCACAGTTAGTTCAGACCCCATTACTCACCCCTCACCAGGCGGCACAGGCCAGACCTCTCGTCTGGACAGAGAGCCCTGGCCCTGGGGGAGGTGAGTAGGGGTGGAAAGAATTCTTAGAAACTCCTTCCTTTTATAAATCTAGTCCTTAGCCTGGACTTGGGGCGAGTGGGGAACCACCCTTTATCTCCATTTCACTCCCTCAACTGAATGAGTGACcctgacagagaaagagaagggcTTCCATCCCATTTACCTCACCTCCTCAAACCCAGACCCAGACCCAGACCCTCGGCTACTGCATAAGAGAACACAGCTGTCTGCCTGTCCTGCACCAAACTTTCCTGTGCCGCCCCCAGTCCCAGGCAGCAGTTCCACGTCCTGGGACTGGGAGCCCTGCTCAGGTGGGAAGGTGTGCACAGGCTGGAGCCCAGCCTTTCACCTGGGTCTGCTCCCCGGGTCGCTCCTCGCCAGCCTCCAGCAGGCTGGCGGCCTCCTTCAGCAGGTTGGGGATGACGTCATTGGCTACTTCAAAGAACTCCTTGTAGATCTCCTCGTCTTCACGGCAGTAGTTGTAGCTGTGAGGGCAGCAGGGCACTGTGGGGTCTCAGCCATGGTGGGTACCCCCAGGGACCTGGCAGGGGAGGGAGCCCTGGTTTCTTTCCCGGGATCATCCAGGGACCGAGTGAATGATTGGGGTCCTCACTCCGAGATGATGGTGCTGTGTCAGCCCAGAGCAAGAGTGAAGAGGGGGGCCAGGAATACAGAGCTGGATGGCAGTGGTCAGACAtcaggagaggagagggaaggaaaggccTGAGGCCCTCATGAGGGGTCCCTACCTCTCAGGCAATGATGGTCTTGGCTGCCTAGTGACTGGAAGGAGAGGGATAGAACTTGGGACCCAGGCCTCCCTCCTGGATGAGAGGGGTTGTAAATTGGGTGGAAGGGGAAGAAAAGCTGGGCTGGGGTCATGTGGGGGGATCCTCACTCCTGGATGACAGTGGCTGTGTCGGCCCAGGCCTGCAGAGCTTCGCGCACATTGCGGTTACGACAGTGGTAGCCAGCCAGGTACATGTAGGGGTAGATGTGCTCATCCCGGTAGTAGGTCTTGGCTGAGGCAATGCCCTGAGAATGAGCAGAGGGGTCTCAAGGAGGCAGCCCCAGATGGCACAAATGTTCCACTGGATCACAACTGGAAGGGGCATCAGGAAGATTCCAGAGAGTCTCCTCCCATGAGACCTTACTACCCTGGCCATCATCCTCTCTGCCAGCTGCCCCTCCCCTGGTCTGCAGGTCTGCTTGCTCAGGCCTGGGCCAGACTGCTGCAGGCACCCTGCAGACAAAGGCCTAGGAAGGGGAGGGGCTTATCCTCCAAGCTCAGGGTCTGTCCCTTTCCTGAACTTTCCCCCACAAACACCAAGGCCTTCCAAATCCAGTCTAATGTCCCTCCCAGCCCaggagcccccagccccaccaagTTAATACTCCCACCTCAGTGCTCTCACCACGTTTGACTTCTGTTATACTCCCAGAGGACAGTGACAAGTAGTAGAAAAAGTAGGGCTGAGGGGACAACTCTAGGACCTACCCCTCCCAGGCAGAGAACCAGAACACCTCTCAGACATCCCTGACTGCACTGAATATGCACGCAGTAAATACAAAAAGGGGACTGGATAGGTGATACCCCACAATACACACAAAGTTCTCTCCTCACCTGCCCCCCCAGTTCCAAGTAGAAGGGGACCCCAGCCACCGCTGGGCCGCCCTTCTCTACCCTTCTATACCTAAGATGTCCCCACCTTGTGGTAGAGGGTGAGTGGGTCCGGCCGGCCCGGGGTGGGCTCCAGCTCCTCCAGATCCGCCAGGTTCCCCAGCGCCATTGGGTACCTGGGAAAGGCTAGTAAGTCCAGGCTGCCCCCTAGCCCGCCCTGGGGCCCAGCCTGGCCACTCCCCCTACTGACCTTTCCAGATGTCCCAGGTCATAGAGCAGCCACAGCAGCTTCTAGGGGCCAAAGAAGAAAAGTGCGAGCTGGTGAGAGGGAGGTGCGCCCTCAGTCtaccaggcagagggagcagtCCGGCACCAGTAGGGGACTCCCCCCCGAGGTGGGAAAAGCCAGAATTTAGGAACTAGCCCCTGACTGGTGTCAAAGCACTTTCATGTCTcaatttcccccttcccaagagccCCAGGAAAGTCCAGGCCAGGAATGATTCACCCATGTTACAGAAGGGGAAGCTGAAGCTCAGCAAGGGGAAGCACCCTGGCCCAGGGTCCCACAGGTACCCTCACCTGCTGCAGCTGCAGTAGCTCCAGGGAGTCAGTGTGCAGGTCAATGGAAGGGTTGATGGCGCATACCATAAATGCCACCTCCATCTTGCGGTCACAGCGCATGTACGATCCTTTCAGGTACAGCCAGCTCTTGGGAGAGGACAAGACCAGATGTCTTATGATGGCCCACCAGTGCCTGCTGTAGGGATTGACATCAGGAACAGGGCCCTCCCCTTGAACAGGGCCCCAGACATATGGAGGTGGTGACAGGAAGAGGGGAGAATGGCCCAAGAAAGCAGAGCTCCTTGGGTGGCCTGGGCTAGGAGAatatggagggggtgggggagtgcaGTACCCGCTCAGCCACACCCGCGTTGACTGTCTGGCCTCTGCGATCCTCATTGCCCTTGCCATGCCAAGTGACTTCAGCTGTTTGTTCTCCATTGGGCCCAAACACTACCCAGGCGTGGTCCTCGGACAAGGCCAAGTGGACATCCCGGAGAccgagagcctggcaggcccccaCCACGGCGAAGGCCACGCCAGAGCTGTCCAGTTTGGTGCCTGTGGAAGGGAAAGTAATCAAAGAGGGTCCTCTGAGCTCTGGCCTGGGGGAAGGGACCTGCCAGCGGTAAGCCAtgctccctcccaccctcacccccatacCTTTGCCCTCTGACACTCCTGCCCTGCTTCCCTCTATCCCTTTCCTCCTAACTGTTCAGGGCCTCTCCCTCCCCCCTTACATTCCCCATCCTCAACAGGAGACCCTGAATCTTTCATAGTTCCCCAGCTTTTGACCCTGccttttctatttctctgcaACTGTATTATATATTTCTGCTAATTTAAGCATTTCCTCATTTTACTGTACTAAGTTATAACCAGGACACTGGCCAACACTTTTTTACACACCCACTGATGgacactcctaatttatctctgtCCTCTTTTCTTGCTAAGCTCAGAAGTAGCCTCAGATTCCTTCTCAATATGGCACTCCAGGACCTGAATGCCAGTTAACTGGCCTTAGAACAAAAAGGAAAGCTCTTTGCAAGTCCTGAGCTTTCAGCTTCTCAAGGTGAAGCCCTAGTCTCTTCACCTTCAAATTATGTTCATAGATACTCCGTGGATTGTCTCAATTCCATGAAACATAGACAGATTTTGGCTCCTCACCCCCTaaatcttctgctgccctctgtGCCCCAGGCTGAGCTGCAGTAGCTGAGGTGCTGAGGGGGCAGAGGGTGGGCTAATGGATTTGGAGTCAAGTGACTGAGGTCCAGTCCCAGCCCCGTCACTCTGTGTCACTTTGGCAGATCACTTTCTCTCCCGGGGCTTCAGTTTCTCTAGCTGCAATGGGGGACATAACACTTGGCCCACCTCACAAGCTTACAGGTCTCAAACGGGCTCTGTAAACCACAGTGTTGGGAAGAGGTGGGCCAAGATTCTCACGTGAGACAGCCACCTGTCTCTTGCCACCTGTCGGGTTCCAACCTGTTATGAAGCTGAAGAGGGACTGGATGTGGGCACGATCCTTGAAGTAGGAGCGGCTGAGGCTATTCCAGATGACATCGGAGACCTTCTTGACCAGCTCACGGCTGGAGACGCCCCCCTCTCGCGGGTAGAGAGACAGGTCAACGGCGCCACGGATCTGGGCAGTGAAGCGGGCATAGAGGGCAGCGATGATGGACAGGTCGGCCACCGGGAAGTAGGTGAGGCCGCCAGGAGGGTCGGGCGCAGGGCTGGGCTGAAAAGTGAGCTCAGGCACGTTGGTGGGGATGACGCGGTTGACAGCTAGGAAATGCTCCACGAAGCCCAGTACCAAGGATAGGAGCACCAGGTCCGGCTCCTCCCGGCCCAGCTCGGCAGCGAACAGGCGCACCACATCGTCGATGGAACGCAGCGGGAATAGCGTTTTCTGGGCAGCCTTCAGCCCCATGGCGGCGGCCCTCGGCCTGCGGGCGACCGGAGGAGAAGGATGGTCGTGTGGGCACGGCCCACGAGTCCCCTCCCAGGTTCGGCTAGCGTTCCACACCCCTCTACACACCCACAGACACCAACCCTTGCTTCCCCGCCCCTTCACGCTCCGCTCATCTGTTCCCCCTCTTTCATCGAAGAGACCCCTCAGCCGAGGCTGCAGGGCCTTCCTGTCCCCCACACCACCAGGAGCCCCGGCCCCGAAGGAGGTGAGCCCCTAGGACCCCGCTGAGCACTCCCAATGGCCGCCCCGCCCCCTCTCTGCGCTCATACCCCCGGGGCCCTAGAGTCCGCCGGAAGGCGCCCCTAGGCCAGTCCCCCCAAATCCCAAGGAGAGACCTGGCCTAGGTCCCCCGCGCCCACCTCCGCGCTTACATCCCACACAAGGCACCGCGGCGCCCGCCGCCTGAAGTCTGCTGGGAAATGGAGTTCCGCCCCCCTCGGGCCGCACTGCCTGCCGGGAA
The genomic region above belongs to Bos taurus isolate L1 Dominette 01449 registration number 42190680 breed Hereford chromosome 29, ARS-UCD2.0, whole genome shotgun sequence and contains:
- the MEN1 gene encoding menin isoform X1 — encoded protein: MPRAAAMGLKAAQKTLFPLRSIDDVVRLFAAELGREEPDLVLLSLVLGFVEHFLAVNRVIPTNVPELTFQPSPAPDPPGGLTYFPVADLSIIAALYARFTAQIRGAVDLSLYPREGGVSSRELVKKVSDVIWNSLSRSYFKDRAHIQSLFSFITGTKLDSSGVAFAVVGACQALGLRDVHLALSEDHAWVVFGPNGEQTAEVTWHGKGNEDRRGQTVNAGVAERSWLYLKGSYMRCDRKMEVAFMVCAINPSIDLHTDSLELLQLQQKLLWLLYDLGHLERYPMALGNLADLEELEPTPGRPDPLTLYHKGIASAKTYYRDEHIYPYMYLAGYHCRNRNVREALQAWADTATVIQDYNYCREDEEIYKEFFEVANDVIPNLLKEAASLLEAGEERPGEQTQGTQSQGSALQDPECFAHLLRFYDGICKWEEGSPTPVLHVGWATFLVQSLGRFEGQVRQKVRIVSREAEAAEAEEPWGEEAREGRRRGPRRESKPEEPPPPKKPALDKGPGAGQGAVPGPPRKPPGTVPGTARGAEGGSAAPVPAPAASPPPEGPVLTFQSEKMKGMKELLVATKINSSAIKLQLTAQSQVQMKKQKVSTPSDYTLSFLKRQRKGL
- the MEN1 gene encoding menin isoform X2 — its product is MGLKAAQKTLFPLRSIDDVVRLFAAELGREEPDLVLLSLVLGFVEHFLAVNRVIPTNVPELTFQPSPAPDPPGGLTYFPVADLSIIAALYARFTAQIRGAVDLSLYPREGGVSSRELVKKVSDVIWNSLSRSYFKDRAHIQSLFSFITGTKLDSSGVAFAVVGACQALGLRDVHLALSEDHAWVVFGPNGEQTAEVTWHGKGNEDRRGQTVNAGVAERSWLYLKGSYMRCDRKMEVAFMVCAINPSIDLHTDSLELLQLQQKLLWLLYDLGHLERYPMALGNLADLEELEPTPGRPDPLTLYHKGIASAKTYYRDEHIYPYMYLAGYHCRNRNVREALQAWADTATVIQDYNYCREDEEIYKEFFEVANDVIPNLLKEAASLLEAGEERPGEQTQGTQSQGSALQDPECFAHLLRFYDGICKWEEGSPTPVLHVGWATFLVQSLGRFEGQVRQKVRIVSREAEAAEAEEPWGEEAREGRRRGPRRESKPEEPPPPKKPALDKGPGAGQGAVPGPPRKPPGTVPGTARGAEGGSAAPVPAPAASPPPEGPVLTFQSEKMKGMKELLVATKINSSAIKLQLTAQSQVQMKKQKVSTPSDYTLSFLKRQRKGL